The window TACGGCGTGATGCCGGAAGAGTGGGGCGGCGAAGCGCAGTTCGTCCACGTGTCCGCGAAAGCCGGTACCGGTATCGACGAGCTGCTGCAGGCTATCCTGCTGCAGGCCGAAGTGCTGGAACTGAAAGCGGTACGCAGCGGCATGGCGAGCGGCGTGGTGATCGAGTCCTTCCTGGATAAAGGCCGTGGCCCGGTTGCCACCGTGCTGGTTCAGGAAGGTACGCTGAACAAGGGCGACATCGTCCTGTGTGGCTTCGAATACGGCCGTGTGCGTGCGATGCGCGACGAGCTGGGCCGTGAAGTGACCTCCGCCGGTCCGTCTATCCCTGTGGAAATCCTGGGTCTGTCCAGCGTGCCTGCAGCGGGTGACGAAGCGACCGTGGTGCGCGACGAGAAGAAAGCGCGTGAAGTGGCTCTGTACCGTCAGGGCAAGTTCCGCGAAGTCAAACTGGCGCGTCAGCAGAAGTCCAAGCTGGAAAACATGTTCGCCAACATGACCGACGGCGAAGTGTCCGAGCTGAACATCGTACTGAAATCCGACGTACAGGGTTCTTGCGAAGCGATCAGCGACTCGCTGCTGAAACTCTCCACCGACGAAGTGAAGGTGAAGATTGTCGGCTCCGGCGTAGGTGGGATCACCGAAACCGACGCGACGCTGGCTGCGGCTTCCAACGCCATCATCCTGGGCTTCAACGTGCGTGCCGACGCTTCTGCGCGCCGCGTAATCGAAGCGGAAAGCCTGGATCTGCGTTACTACTCCGTGATCTATAACCTGATCGACGAAGTGAAGCAGGCGATGAGCGGCATGCTGGCGCCGGAATACAAGCAGCAGATCATCGGCCTGGCCGAAGTGCGCGACGTGTTCAAATCGCCTAAGTTCGGCGCTATCGCCGGCTGTATGGTTACCGAAGGGACCATCAAGCGTCACAACCCAATCCGCGTACTGCGCGACAACGTGGTTATCTATGAAGGCGAGCTGGAATCCCTGCGCCGCTTCAAAGATGACGTTAACGAAGTCCGTAACGGCATGGAATGTGGTATCGGCGTTAAGAACTATAACGACGTGCGCGTCGGCGACATGATCGAAGTGTTCGAAATCATTGAGATCCAACGCACCATCGCTTAACGATTGCACATCTGCTTATATCTGTTTACGGGGGGCCTTTGTGCCCCCCGATTTGTCTGGAGAATCCAAAATGGCAAAAGAATTCAGCCGCGGTCAACGCGTGGCGCAAGAGATGCAGAAAGAGATTGCGATCATTCTGCAGCGTGAAGTGAAAGATCCGCGCGTCGGCATGGCGACCGTTTCCGGCGTGGAAGTCTCCCGTGACCTGGCGTATGCCAAGGTTTACGTCACCTTCCTGAACGTGCTGACCGAGAACCACGATCCGGATCTGGTCACCAACGGCATCAAAGCGTTGCAGGACGCTTCCGGCTATATCCGCACCCTGCTGGGCAAAGCGATGCGCCTGCGCGTGGTGCCGGAGCTGACCTTCGCCTACGACAACTCCCTGGTGGAAGGCATGCGTATGTCCAACCTGGTGACCAACGTGGTGAAGAACGACGCCGAGCGCCGTTCCGCCTCAGGCGATGACAAGGAGGATTAATGAGTCGCCCTCGTCGCCGCGGCCGTGATATCCACGGCGTGCTGTTGCTGGACAAGCCGCAAGGGTTGTCGTCCAACGATGCGCTGCAAAAAGTAAAACGCCTGTACAACGCCAACCGAGCGGGCCATACCGGCGCGCTCGATCCGTTGGCGACCGGCATGCTGCCTATCTGCCTGGGCGAAGCGACTAAGTTTTCGCAATACCTGCTCGATTCCGACAAGCGCTATCGGGTGATCGCCAAGCTGGGGCAGCGTACCGATACCTCCGACGCCGACGGTCAGATCGTGCAGGAACGCCCGGTGAACTTCACCCAGGCGCAGCTCGACGTGGCGCTGGACACCTTCCGCGGCGACATCCAGCAGGTGCCATCGATGTATTCGGCGCTGAAATACCAGGGCAAGAAACTCTACGAGTATGCGCGCCAGGGGATTGAAGTGCCGCGAGAAGCGCGCAGCATCACGGTGTACGAGCTGCAGTTTATCCGCTGGGAAGGGGATGAGCTGGAGCTGGAGATCCACTGCTCGAAAGGCACCTACATCCGCACCATCACCGACGATCTCGGCGAGCTGCTGGGCTGCGGCGCGCACGTGATCTATCTGCGCCGCCTGCAGGTGGCGACTTATCCGATCGCGCGCATGGTGACGCTGGAACAGCTGAATGCTTTGCTGGCGCAGGCGCAGGAACAAGCGATCGCGCCCGGCGAGCTGCTTGATCCGCTGCTGATGCCGATGGACAGCCCGGTTGAGAACTATCCGGAAGTGAATTTGCTGCCGGTGGTCGCGGGTTACGTCAAGCAGGGGCAACCGGTGCAAGTGGCCGGCGCGCCGGCTTCCGGCCTGGTGCGCATCACCGAGGGTGAAGAGCGAAAATTCATCGGCGTTGGCGACATCGCCGAGGATGGTCGCGTGGCGCCGCGCCGCCTGGTGGTCGAGCATTTCGACTGACGGCGGGGCACTGCGTCGCCTTGCGATCGCACTGCGCTAAGAGTAGAATGGCGCAGCTTATGCATTGGGTTGCTGAATTAGAGATCGGCGCCTGTTTTTATTATCTATAATCTGGAGTATTACAATGTCTCTAAGTGTTGAAGCTAAAGCTCAAATCGTAGCTGATTTCGGTCGTGGTACTAACGACAGCGGTTCTACCGAAGTTCAGGTTGCCCTGCTGACTGCGCAGATCAACCATCTGCAAGGCCACTTCTCCGAGCACAAAAAAGATCACCACAGCCGTCGTGGTCTGCTGCGTATGGTTTCTCAGCGTCGTAAGCTGCTGGACTACCTGAAGCGTAAAGATGTAGCACGTTACACCAGCCTGATCGAGCGTCTGGGTCTGCGTCGCTAATCTAGCAAGTTTCAGTGGAAAGGGGCCTATTTTGGCCCCTTTCTTCTAGGAAGCATAAGCAAATCAGGTTAATGTATTACTGATGTTTCCAAACAGGTTCTTCCGTTACAGAGGTTCGCGCGGCTAATGAGAGGCTTTATCTCCCGCCTGAGATAAGGATTGTCATTAGTCGCGAGGATGTAGTGAGAAGGCAAATCGAGTCACAGGCGTGTCGAGTCGTCAATGCGATTGCGCGCCGTTAATCAAGGATATAATTTTGCTGACACCGATCATTCGCAAATTCCAGTATGGCCAGCATACCGTCACCATCGAAACCGGTATGATGGCGCGTCAGGCCACCGCCGCCGTTATGGTGAGCATGGATGACACCGCCGTATTCGTTACCGTCGTTGGCCAGAAAAAAGCCAAGCCGGGCCAGAGCTTCTTCCCGCTGACCGTTAACTACCAAGAGCGTACCTACGCCGCCGGCCGCATCCCGGGCAGCTTCTTCCGTCGCGAAGGCCGTCCGAGCGAAGGCGAGACGCTGACTTCTCGTCTGATCGACCGTCCGATCCGTCCACTGTTCCCGGACAGCTTCCTGAACGAAGTTCAGGTGATTGCGACCGTGGTTTCCGTTAACCCGCAGGTGAACCCGGACATCGTTGCGATGATCGGTGCTTCCGCGGCCCTGAGCCTGTCCGGTATTCCGTTCAACGGCCCAATCGGCGCCGCGCGCGTAGGTTACATCAACGACCAGTACGTACTGAACCCAACGACTGACGAACTGAAAGAAAGCCGTCTGGATCTGGTGGTTGCCGGTACTGCAGGCGCGGTGCTGATGGTTGAATCCGAAGCGGACGTGCTGAGCGAAGACCAGATGCTGGGCGCCGTGGTGTTCGGCCATGACCAGCAGCAAGTGGTTATCGAAAACATCAACGCGCTGGTTGCCGAAGCGGGCAAACCGAAGTGGGATTGGCAGGCGCCTGCGGTCAACGAAGCGCTGCACGCGCGCGTGGCTGAACTGGCCGAAGCTCGCCTGGGCGATGCTTACCACATCACCGAAAAACAAGAGCGTTACGCTCAGGTTGACGCGATCAAAGACAGCGTTGTTGAAACCCTGCTGGCGCAGGACGAGACGCTGGACGCCGGCGAAATCCAGGACATCCTGGGCACCGTCGAGAAAAACGTGGTGCGCAGCCGCGTACTGCGTGGCGAGCCGCGTATCGACGGCCGTGAAAAAGACATGATCCGTGGCCTGGACGTGCGCACCGGCGTACTGCCGCGCACCCACGGTTCCGCGCTGTTCACCCGTGGCGAAACTCAGGCGCTGGTTACCGCGACCCTGGGCACCGCGCGCGACGCACAGAACCTGGACGAGCTGATGGGCGAGAAGACCGACAGCTTCCTGTTCCACTACAACTTCCCTCCGTACTCCGTAGGTGAAACCGGCATGGTCGGTTCTCCTAAGCGTCGTGAAATCGGTCACGGTCGCCTGGCGAAACGCGGCGTATTGGCTATGATGCCTAAACCGGAAGATTTCCCGTACACGGTTCGCGTGGTGTCTGAAATCACCGAATCCAACGGTTCTTCTTCCATGGCTTCCGTGTGCGGCGCGTCTCTGGCGCTGATGGACGCCGGTGTGCCAATCAAGGCTGCCGTTGCGGGCATCGCGATGGGCCTGGTGAAAGAAGCCGACAACTATGTGGTTCTGTCCGACATTCTGGGTGACGAAGATCACCTGGGCGACATGGACTTCAAAGTGGCCGGTAGCCGCGACGGTATCACCGCGCTGCAGATGGACATCAAAATCGAAGGCATCACCCGCGAAATCATGCAGGTGGCTCTGAACCAGGCCAAGGGCGCGCGTCTGCACATCCTGGGCGTGATGGAACAGGCTATCAGCACTCCGCGCGGCGATATCTCCGAATTCGCACCGCGCATTCATACTATCCGCATCAACCCGGATAAAATCAAAGACGTGATTGGTAAGGGCGGTTCCGTTATCCGCGCGCTGACCGAAGAGACTGGCACTACCATCGAAATCGAAGATGATGGTACAGTTAAAATCGCTGCGACCGACGGTGAGAAAGCGAAATTCGCTATCCGTCGCATCGAAGAGATCACGGCAGAGATCGAAGTGGGCCGTATCTATCAGGGTAAAGTGACCCGTATCGTTGATTTCGGCGCATTCGTCGCTATCGGCGGTGGTAAAGAAGGCCTGGTGCATATTTCTCAGATCGCCGACAAGCGCGTTGAGAAAGTGACCGACTATCTGCAGATGGGTCAGGAAGTGCCGGTTAAGGTACTGGAAGTTGACCGTCAGGGCCGCGTGCGTCTGAGCATCAAAGAAGCGATGGCGCCGGAAGCGGGTTCACCTGCGCCTGAAGCAGAATAACTGTATAGATAGTTTTACAGCTCCCCGCCACGGGGTTGGGAGCTGTTCGTATCGCGCGGGTAGGATGCCCGCGTTTTAGCAAACGGAGGACAGGACGTTCATCCAATGTTTGTCTTCGGGAGTGGGAAATGAAGCCTTTCTTGCGCTGGTGTTACGTTGCGACAGCACTCATGCTGGCAGGATGCAGCAACCATGATTGGCGTAAAGACGAAGTTTTGGCAATCCCGTTGCAGCCAACGTTGCAGCAGGAAGTGATCCTGGCGCGCATGGAACAAATTCTTGCCAGCCGGGCACTGACGGATGACGAACGCGCACAGCTTTTATATGAGCGCGGTGTGCTGTATGATAGCCTCGGGTTACGTGCATTAGCGCGCAATGATTTCTCGCAGGCGCTGGCGATACGTCCCGACATGCCGGAAGTTTTCAACTACCTGGGCATTTACTTAACGCAGGCAGGCAATTTTGATGCTGCCTATGAAGCGTTTGATTCTGTACTAGAGCTTGATCCAACTTACAATTACGCGCGTTTAAACCGGGGCATCGCACTGTATTATGGCGGCCGCTTCCCGTTGGCGCAGGATGATCTGCAGGCGTTTTATCAAGACGACCCAAACGATCCCTTCCGTTCGTTATGGCTGTATCTGGTGGAGCGAGAAATCGATCCCAAGAAGGCCGAGGTAGCGCTTCAGCAGCGCTATGACAAAGCGGACAGAGGGCAATGGGGATGGAATATTGTCGAATTCTACCTGGGCAAGATCAGCGAAAAAACGCTGATGGAACGCCTCAAGGCAGATGCAACGGATAACACTTCGCTCGCTGAGCATCTCAGTGAAACTGACTTCTATTTGGGTAAACACTACCTGAGTCTGGGGGACAAGGACACCGCTTCGGCGCTGTTCAAACTGACGGTGTCTAACAACGTTCACAACTTCGTTGAGCACCGCTATGCATTGTTGGAATTGGCGCTTTTGGGCCAAGAGCAAGACGACCTATCGGAATCGGACCAGCAATAGCTGACGAACACCTATCAGCCTGATGGACATTGGTTTTTAACCAAAGTTATCGCCTTCACGGGCGAGGGCTTTTTTGTTCGTTTTATAATCTAATTTGAGCCGGTTCACACTTTTCAATGAAAATGACTGAAAATTTTCTCGACGAGTTATGTAGACTGGCTGCCATTATTAATGAGGCACGTGTACATGACGACTGAGTTTGAAACCTCTTTTGCTGATCTGGGGCTGTCTGCTCCAATCATTTCCGCCCTGAACGATCTGGGCTATGAAAAACCATCTCCGATCCAGGCTGAGTGTATTCCTCACCTGTTGAACGGCCGCGACGTGCTGGGCATGGCGCAGACCGGTAGTGGTAAAACTGCAGCGTTCTCGCTGCCGCTGCTGCACAACCTGCAGGCAGACCTGAAAGCACCTCAGATCCTGGTGCTGGCGCCGACTCGCGAACTGGCGGTTCAGGTTGCCGAAGCGATGACCGATTTCTCCAAACACATGAACGGCGTCAACGTGGTAGCCCTGTACGGCGGCCAGCGTTACGACGTGCAGCTGCGCGCTCTGCGCCAGGGCCCGCAAATCGTTGTGGGTACCCCAGGCCGCCTGCTGGACCACCTGAAGCGCGGCACTCTGAACCTCTCCAACCTGAGCGGTCTGGTGCTGGATGAAGCCGACGAAATGCTGCGCATGGGCTTTATCGAAGACGTAGAAACCATCATGGCTGAGATCCCGGCTGAACATCAGACCGCGCTGTTCTCCGCCACCATGCCGGAAGCGATCCGTCGCATTACCCGCCGCTTCATGAAAGAGCCGCAGGAAGTGCGCATCCAATCCAGCGTGACCACCCGTCCGGACATTAGCCAGAGCTACTGGTCGGTCTACGGCATGCGTAAAAACGAAGCGCTGGTGCGTTTCCTGGAAGCCGAAGACTTTGACGCGGCGATCATCTTCGTCCGTACCAAGAACGCGACCCTGGAAGTGGCCGAAGCGCTGGAGCGCAGCGGTTACAGCAGCGCCGCGCTGAACGGCGACATGAACCAGGCGCTGCGTGAGCAGACTCTGGAGCGTCTGAAAGACGGTCGTCTGGATATCCTGATCGCGACCGACGTTGCGGCCCGTGGCCTGGACGTTGAGCGCATCAGCCTGGTTGTCAACTACGACATCCCGATGGACTCCGAGTCTTACGTTCACCGTATCGGCCGTACCGGTCGTGCGGGCCGCGCCGGCCGCGCGCTGCTGTTCGTGGAAAACCGCGAACGCCGCCTGCTGCGCAATATCGAACGCACCATGAAGCTGACCATCCCTGAAGTGGAACTGCCGAACGCAGAACTGCTGGGCGAGCGTCGTCTGGCCAAGTTCGCCGCGAAAGTTCAGCAGCAGCTGGAAAGCAGCGATCTGGACCTGTACCGCGCACTGCTGACCAAACTGCAGCCGGAAGAAGAGCTGGATATGGAAACCCTGGCCGCAGCGCTGCTGAAAATGGCTCAGGGCGAACGTCCGCTGATCCTGCCGCCGGATCCGGTCTTCAAACCGCGTCAGCGCCGCGAGTTCAACGACCGTGACGATCGTCGCGGTGACCGTCGTGACAGCCGTGACGGCGATCGTCCGCGTCGCGAACGTCGTGACGTTGGCGAAATGCAGCTGTACCGCATCGAAGTGGGCCGTGACGATGGCGTAGAAGTGCGTCACATCGTTGGCGCTATCGCTAACGAAGGCGACATCAGCAGCCGTTACATCGGTAACATCAAGCTGTTCGCTTCCCACTCCACCATCGAACTGCCAAAAGGCATGCCGGGCGAGATCCTGAATCACTTCACTCGCACTCGCATCCTGAACAAGCCGATGAACATGCAGCTGCTGGGCGATGCACAGCCGTTCGAACGTCGCGAGCGTCGTGACGGCGGCAACGGCGGCGAGCGTCGCGGCAACGGTCGTCCGTTCAACGGCGAACGTCGTGAAGGCGGCCCGCGTCGCTCCTTCGGCGAACGTCGTGAAGGCGGTAACGGCGGCGAGCGTCGCGGCGGCAACTACAACCGCGACGGCAAGCCGGCTCCACGCCGTGATGACGGCGCACCGGCGGCACCACGTCGTCGTTTCGGCGACGCGTAATCGCTGATTCGCCGTTCGCGGTGAAGCGCTCTGAAAAACCAGCCTGCGGGCTGGTTTTTTTATGCCTGAAAGTTGCCGTCAAACGCCCCTGAATGGCGTATCATTCATAAGGTTTTTTCTTACGGATGATATGCACGGGAGATGCCATGAGTTGGCAGCAGTTTAAATCTCAATACCTGGTGCGCTTTTGGGCGCCGCTGCCGGCGGTGATCGCCGCCGGGATCCTTTCTACCTACTACTTCGGCATGACCGGCACCTTCTGGGCGGTGACCGGCGAATTCACTCGCTGGGGCGGCCATGTGCTGCAGTGGTTCGGCCTGCACCCTGAGCAGTGGGGCTATTTCAAGGTTATCGGCCTGCAGGGCACGCCGCTGGAGCGCATCGACGGGCGCATGATCATCGGCATGTTCGCCGGCTGCATCGCCGCCGCGCTGTGGGCCAACAACATCAAACTGCGTCAGCCGCAGCACCGCATTCGCATCGTGCAGGCGCTGCTGGGCGGCATCATCGCCGGCTTCGGCGCACGCCTGGCGATGGGCTGCAACCTGGCGGCATTCTTCACCGGCATTCCGCAGTTCTCGTTGCACGCCTGGTTCTTCGCGCTGGCGACTGCCGCCGGCTCCTACTTCGGCGCCAAATTCACGCTGCTGCCGATGTTCCGCATCCCGGTCAAATTGCAAAAGGTGAAGGCCGCCGCGCCGCTGACGCAGAAGCCTGAGCAGGCGCGCCGCCGCTTCCGGCTGGGCATGGCCGTCTTCGGCCTGGCGGTGGCCTGGTCGCTGTGGACGCTGTTCGATGCGCCGAAGCTTGGCATCGCCATGCTGTTCGGCATCGGCTTTGGCCTGCTGATCGAACGCGCGCAGATCTGCTTCACCTCGGCGTTCCGCGATCTGTGGATCACCGGCCGCACCCACATGGCGAAAGCCATCATCATCGGCATGGCGGTGAGCGCCATCGGCATCTTCAGCTATGTGCAGCTCGGCGTGGCGCCGAAGATCATGTGGGCCGGCCCGAATGCGGTGCTGGGCGGTTTGCTGTTCGGCTTCGGCATCGTGCTGGCCGGCGGCTGCGAGACCGGTTGGATGTACCGTGCGGTGGAAGGACAGGTGCACTACTGGTGGGTGGGGCTGGGCAACATCATCGGCGCTACGCTGCTGGCCTATTACTGGGACGATCTGGCGCCGGCGCTGGCGACCGACTACGACAAAATTAACCTGCTCGACACCTTCGGCCCGATCGGCGGCCTGCTGGTGACTTACCTGCTGCTGGCGCTGGCCTTCGCCGCCATGCTGTGGTGGGAGAAACGCTTTTTCCGCGCCCGGCCTGAGGCGCAAGTGGTGAATTTGAGGAGCATGCCATGAAAGAGACGACGATAGTGCCGGACTACCGGCTGGACATGCTGGGCGAACCTTGCCCGTACCCGGCGGTGGCGACGCTGGAGGCGATGCCGCAGCTGAAGCCGGGGGAGATCCTGGAGGTGATCAGCGATTGCCCGCAGTCGATCAACAACATCCCGCTTGATGCGCGCAACCACGGCTACAAGGTGCTGGATATCCAGCAGGACGGGCCGACCATCCGCTATCTGATCCAGCGTTAACGCTAAGGCGGCGGGGTTCCCACCGCCTTTTCGCTTTTTAGCCCTTCACGATGTCGCCTTTCACCCCGGCGACGATCTCGAACGAACGCAGCCGCGCCTGATGATCGAAGATCTGGCCGTTGACCATGATCTCGTCGGCATCGGTTTCACGCAGCAGCGTTTGCAGCCCGTGACGCACCGTTTTTTCATCGCCGACGATCGACATCCGCAGCGCCTGTTCGACGCCGTACTGCTCGCCGGCGGTCCACAGCGCGTGGATGTTATCCACCGGCGGCGGCAGCGGGCCGGGCGAACCGCGGCGCAGATTGATGAATTGCTGCTGCATCGAGCTGAACAGGAAGCGCGCGTCGCTATCGCTTTCGGCGGCGATCACGTTGACGCACACCATGGCGTGCGGCTGCGCCAGCTGTTTGGAGGGTTTGAAGTTCTCGCGGTACAGCTGCAGCGCCTGGAACAGCATATCCGGAGCGAAGTGCGAAGCGAAGGCGAACGGCAGGCCGAGCTGCGCCGCCAGCTGGGCGCTGTAGAGGCTGGAGCCGAGCAGCCAGAGCGGCACATGCAGCCCCTGGCCCGGCACCGCCTGCACCGGCTGGCCGGGCTGCGCGTCGCAGAAGTAGTTTTGCAGTTCCTGCACGTCGCGCGGGAAGGTATCCACGTCGCCGGACAGGTGGCGACGCAGCGCCATCATGGTG of the Serratia marcescens subsp. marcescens ATCC 13880 genome contains:
- the rbfA gene encoding 30S ribosome-binding factor RbfA, which encodes MAKEFSRGQRVAQEMQKEIAIILQREVKDPRVGMATVSGVEVSRDLAYAKVYVTFLNVLTENHDPDLVTNGIKALQDASGYIRTLLGKAMRLRVVPELTFAYDNSLVEGMRMSNLVTNVVKNDAERRSASGDDKED
- the truB gene encoding tRNA pseudouridine(55) synthase TruB, yielding MSRPRRRGRDIHGVLLLDKPQGLSSNDALQKVKRLYNANRAGHTGALDPLATGMLPICLGEATKFSQYLLDSDKRYRVIAKLGQRTDTSDADGQIVQERPVNFTQAQLDVALDTFRGDIQQVPSMYSALKYQGKKLYEYARQGIEVPREARSITVYELQFIRWEGDELELEIHCSKGTYIRTITDDLGELLGCGAHVIYLRRLQVATYPIARMVTLEQLNALLAQAQEQAIAPGELLDPLLMPMDSPVENYPEVNLLPVVAGYVKQGQPVQVAGAPASGLVRITEGEERKFIGVGDIAEDGRVAPRRLVVEHFD
- the rpsO gene encoding 30S ribosomal protein S15; protein product: MSLSVEAKAQIVADFGRGTNDSGSTEVQVALLTAQINHLQGHFSEHKKDHHSRRGLLRMVSQRRKLLDYLKRKDVARYTSLIERLGLRR
- the pnp gene encoding polyribonucleotide nucleotidyltransferase, whose protein sequence is MLTPIIRKFQYGQHTVTIETGMMARQATAAVMVSMDDTAVFVTVVGQKKAKPGQSFFPLTVNYQERTYAAGRIPGSFFRREGRPSEGETLTSRLIDRPIRPLFPDSFLNEVQVIATVVSVNPQVNPDIVAMIGASAALSLSGIPFNGPIGAARVGYINDQYVLNPTTDELKESRLDLVVAGTAGAVLMVESEADVLSEDQMLGAVVFGHDQQQVVIENINALVAEAGKPKWDWQAPAVNEALHARVAELAEARLGDAYHITEKQERYAQVDAIKDSVVETLLAQDETLDAGEIQDILGTVEKNVVRSRVLRGEPRIDGREKDMIRGLDVRTGVLPRTHGSALFTRGETQALVTATLGTARDAQNLDELMGEKTDSFLFHYNFPPYSVGETGMVGSPKRREIGHGRLAKRGVLAMMPKPEDFPYTVRVVSEITESNGSSSMASVCGASLALMDAGVPIKAAVAGIAMGLVKEADNYVVLSDILGDEDHLGDMDFKVAGSRDGITALQMDIKIEGITREIMQVALNQAKGARLHILGVMEQAISTPRGDISEFAPRIHTIRINPDKIKDVIGKGGSVIRALTEETGTTIEIEDDGTVKIAATDGEKAKFAIRRIEEITAEIEVGRIYQGKVTRIVDFGAFVAIGGGKEGLVHISQIADKRVEKVTDYLQMGQEVPVKVLEVDRQGRVRLSIKEAMAPEAGSPAPEAE
- the nlpI gene encoding lipoprotein NlpI yields the protein MKPFLRWCYVATALMLAGCSNHDWRKDEVLAIPLQPTLQQEVILARMEQILASRALTDDERAQLLYERGVLYDSLGLRALARNDFSQALAIRPDMPEVFNYLGIYLTQAGNFDAAYEAFDSVLELDPTYNYARLNRGIALYYGGRFPLAQDDLQAFYQDDPNDPFRSLWLYLVEREIDPKKAEVALQQRYDKADRGQWGWNIVEFYLGKISEKTLMERLKADATDNTSLAEHLSETDFYLGKHYLSLGDKDTASALFKLTVSNNVHNFVEHRYALLELALLGQEQDDLSESDQQ
- the yrbN gene encoding protein YrbN encodes the protein MTENFLDELCRLAAIINEARVHDD
- a CDS encoding DEAD/DEAH family ATP-dependent RNA helicase, with product MTTEFETSFADLGLSAPIISALNDLGYEKPSPIQAECIPHLLNGRDVLGMAQTGSGKTAAFSLPLLHNLQADLKAPQILVLAPTRELAVQVAEAMTDFSKHMNGVNVVALYGGQRYDVQLRALRQGPQIVVGTPGRLLDHLKRGTLNLSNLSGLVLDEADEMLRMGFIEDVETIMAEIPAEHQTALFSATMPEAIRRITRRFMKEPQEVRIQSSVTTRPDISQSYWSVYGMRKNEALVRFLEAEDFDAAIIFVRTKNATLEVAEALERSGYSSAALNGDMNQALREQTLERLKDGRLDILIATDVAARGLDVERISLVVNYDIPMDSESYVHRIGRTGRAGRAGRALLFVENRERRLLRNIERTMKLTIPEVELPNAELLGERRLAKFAAKVQQQLESSDLDLYRALLTKLQPEEELDMETLAAALLKMAQGERPLILPPDPVFKPRQRREFNDRDDRRGDRRDSRDGDRPRRERRDVGEMQLYRIEVGRDDGVEVRHIVGAIANEGDISSRYIGNIKLFASHSTIELPKGMPGEILNHFTRTRILNKPMNMQLLGDAQPFERRERRDGGNGGERRGNGRPFNGERREGGPRRSFGERREGGNGGERRGGNYNRDGKPAPRRDDGAPAAPRRRFGDA
- the yedE gene encoding selenium metabolism membrane protein YedE/FdhT encodes the protein MSWQQFKSQYLVRFWAPLPAVIAAGILSTYYFGMTGTFWAVTGEFTRWGGHVLQWFGLHPEQWGYFKVIGLQGTPLERIDGRMIIGMFAGCIAAALWANNIKLRQPQHRIRIVQALLGGIIAGFGARLAMGCNLAAFFTGIPQFSLHAWFFALATAAGSYFGAKFTLLPMFRIPVKLQKVKAAAPLTQKPEQARRRFRLGMAVFGLAVAWSLWTLFDAPKLGIAMLFGIGFGLLIERAQICFTSAFRDLWITGRTHMAKAIIIGMAVSAIGIFSYVQLGVAPKIMWAGPNAVLGGLLFGFGIVLAGGCETGWMYRAVEGQVHYWWVGLGNIIGATLLAYYWDDLAPALATDYDKINLLDTFGPIGGLLVTYLLLALAFAAMLWWEKRFFRARPEAQVVNLRSMP
- the yedF gene encoding sulfurtransferase-like selenium metabolism protein YedF is translated as MKETTIVPDYRLDMLGEPCPYPAVATLEAMPQLKPGEILEVISDCPQSINNIPLDARNHGYKVLDIQQDGPTIRYLIQR
- a CDS encoding luciferase-like monooxygenase, encoding MTEHTAVPLSVLDLSPIPQGAKARDAFHCSLDLAQHAERWGYQRYWLAEHHNMTGIGSAATSVLLGYLAAGTQSIRLGSGGVMLPNHAPLVIAEQFGTLESLYPGRIDLGLGRAPGTDQRTMMALRRHLSGDVDTFPRDVQELQNYFCDAQPGQPVQAVPGQGLHVPLWLLGSSLYSAQLAAQLGLPFAFASHFAPDMLFQALQLYRENFKPSKQLAQPHAMVCVNVIAAESDSDARFLFSSMQQQFINLRRGSPGPLPPPVDNIHALWTAGEQYGVEQALRMSIVGDEKTVRHGLQTLLRETDADEIMVNGQIFDHQARLRSFEIVAGVKGDIVKG